One stretch of Lacrimispora sphenoides DNA includes these proteins:
- a CDS encoding InlB B-repeat-containing protein: protein MKNIKKWKAQTAMILAAAMVITMAAPPAFAAPLSYGDPSVIQFDPQKGPNLQHSTYANVPRYANNISYATGQAGYALSSSADFAGIGTEDKGSGPRPKLPEFQVVWPGYTFDGWYNKDGNKVLNLPYAFPYESPETYKAVWNGNSSSQFDFTVMHYRDLNSARDSITDGTSLSAWPSDSDSQVIRFFDDGTWTNPVTANTPVSATYKRNIPGYKLKSVLIKNNKIRRFDDASGAGTLEEAASVNTSTNAIRGYMPNDDLTVGYRYEPDTSKKFTLRIEYVDGSGVAIKTPDAYAYSAETAFSVAPAAITAYELTGAELKAGYGDTDDLVNRGIYSAASAGCSFDSDKNYAGKMPNQMVVITYKYQIDPTYTTHIIVNTVDNHNNILEQQQNLSVSPADPVELDIERKPGYSYPPNITWNGNFSNYVLDQSSEKLTFNTDIIGGSVTITYNEDLTDPAYWARIDFYNGSNGNLSGDSSPKSYRLDTYTIDELTQGITPSPATHYLFDGWYKANTNGTGKTGAKLTGDVEITGNLKLYANFEEDPNEWFDLNFVSGSHGSIVSGGTSAHVAKGTIWTDLALPSPQPDTNYMFAGWYDENGNQVQNDLQILSNHSYTARFTPIAGDDGILCIPDADGSVSADGTGQIRINGANEERKYAVTAADGIVISTMTGSQLQSGKFTGLNPCTYYYVYELSLTAAPVAGEPLTSHVDGSLISQPAREGIATLGNNYSIANDGNEGRKKIRISPTAADTLYALLNGDGNAVSQEGSADGWLEAAGNPAFAEFPGLESGREYTVVAKHLGETESPSEKILLGNPIFLEESSQVQNQTYTLYITNGGYVAEVTRNNVPLEIEEGATQINVREGDKIRIKAPDIAGYSFKRWDSLIGSMSLTASQAEQQNPWVIMPAGNVVLQARYESVPATATSSNATVDYSPKNGTFALNMQTDLLEALKLDLIDNSSDPALLTSTPAHKVEYTVKFDRRSVPTATESNAVRDAAAVDSEALKIPWVLGISLSRKVDGINKALPSDGNHTPDIQVYGTLDTSLLGNMDYQLWKVENADSDPVCTEIIPVEPDLNDPGAGFTGTFLFDANVGDTFILTYSKSYKVTVTDTIRGSVASLKARAGSMLEDADGYMDLECLEDYTDPVTGIVYEFAGFKKQPLDTAGFYDITTPVNKDLQLYAVYEQEDDSLWQEAKNRLEDEINTANALKNNGSVSEEDRNILTDAIHDAIVVRDTLPRPTIEELDQAYQTLKDIVDGITNGNGSGGDNGSGGDNGSGGDNGSGGGSGSGGGSGSGGGSGSGGGSGSGGGSSSGMSSSSSSVGPGAYRFGSYKTYTNDVDGHWENFNPAANGWSFILSSGTKLNDQWANIRYSYNGTTLIYTYHFDQEGVMDSGWFLDEEGKWYFLSTVHDGWFGRLKTGWHLDDKDGRWYYLNLFNGAMLTGWQKIDGVWYYLTPENSQQTWYLDKTTGKWAYAGQSGRPLGSLYRDEVTPDGYYVDDSGKWTPETP, encoded by the coding sequence ATGAAAAACATAAAGAAATGGAAAGCACAGACTGCAATGATACTGGCAGCCGCCATGGTTATTACCATGGCGGCACCGCCCGCATTTGCAGCACCGCTGAGTTACGGCGATCCTTCTGTCATTCAATTTGATCCGCAGAAGGGGCCGAATCTGCAGCATTCCACATATGCGAATGTGCCAAGATATGCAAATAACATTTCCTATGCCACGGGACAGGCAGGATATGCCTTAAGTTCATCTGCGGATTTTGCTGGTATTGGGACAGAGGACAAAGGCTCCGGGCCAAGGCCCAAGCTTCCGGAATTTCAGGTTGTATGGCCGGGCTACACATTTGACGGTTGGTATAACAAAGATGGAAATAAGGTTCTCAATCTACCTTATGCTTTTCCCTATGAATCACCAGAAACCTATAAGGCGGTGTGGAATGGTAACAGCAGCAGCCAATTTGATTTCACAGTCATGCATTACCGTGATTTAAATTCGGCAAGAGACAGCATAACTGACGGTACCAGCCTATCGGCATGGCCGTCAGACAGCGATAGCCAGGTGATCCGGTTCTTTGATGACGGAACCTGGACGAATCCGGTGACTGCCAATACGCCGGTTTCAGCTACCTATAAAAGGAATATACCGGGGTATAAGCTTAAATCTGTGCTGATAAAAAATAATAAGATCAGAAGGTTTGATGATGCGAGCGGGGCTGGGACATTGGAAGAGGCTGCTTCTGTCAATACTTCCACCAACGCGATCCGGGGATACATGCCTAACGATGATCTTACGGTTGGCTACCGTTATGAACCGGATACCAGCAAGAAATTTACTCTGCGGATAGAATACGTAGATGGAAGCGGCGTTGCTATCAAGACACCAGATGCGTATGCTTACTCTGCAGAAACAGCCTTCTCTGTTGCACCTGCTGCCATAACGGCATATGAGCTTACCGGTGCAGAACTGAAGGCCGGATATGGAGATACAGATGATTTAGTAAACAGAGGAATCTATTCAGCGGCTTCGGCTGGCTGCAGCTTTGATTCAGATAAAAATTATGCTGGAAAGATGCCCAATCAAATGGTGGTAATCACCTATAAATATCAGATTGATCCGACCTATACGACCCATATTATCGTAAATACGGTGGATAATCATAACAACATTCTTGAACAACAGCAGAATTTGTCCGTATCCCCGGCGGACCCTGTAGAGCTGGATATAGAAAGAAAACCAGGATATTCTTATCCGCCGAATATCACGTGGAACGGTAATTTCTCCAACTACGTTCTGGATCAGTCAAGCGAAAAGCTGACCTTTAATACGGATATTATCGGAGGTTCTGTTACCATAACCTATAACGAGGATTTGACGGATCCTGCTTACTGGGCCCGCATTGATTTTTATAATGGCTCGAACGGAAATCTGTCGGGAGATTCCTCTCCCAAGTCTTACAGACTGGATACCTATACAATCGATGAATTGACTCAGGGCATCACCCCGTCACCGGCAACTCATTATTTATTTGACGGCTGGTATAAAGCAAATACAAACGGAACAGGAAAAACCGGAGCAAAACTTACTGGAGATGTAGAGATAACCGGGAACTTAAAGCTATATGCCAATTTTGAAGAGGACCCCAATGAGTGGTTTGATTTAAATTTTGTATCCGGAAGCCATGGAAGTATTGTTTCAGGAGGCACTTCGGCTCATGTAGCAAAGGGAACGATATGGACGGATCTGGCGCTTCCCTCACCTCAGCCAGATACCAATTATATGTTTGCAGGCTGGTATGATGAGAATGGAAACCAGGTACAAAATGATCTGCAGATTCTTTCCAATCACAGCTATACGGCCAGGTTCACGCCAATTGCAGGAGATGACGGGATTTTATGCATTCCGGATGCAGATGGTTCTGTATCAGCAGATGGAACCGGACAGATCAGAATCAATGGTGCGAACGAAGAGAGAAAGTATGCAGTTACGGCTGCAGACGGTATCGTCATATCCACCATGACAGGCTCTCAGTTGCAGAGCGGGAAATTTACAGGACTCAATCCCTGTACCTATTATTATGTGTATGAACTTTCATTGACTGCAGCACCTGTAGCAGGGGAACCGCTGACCAGTCATGTGGATGGTTCCCTGATAAGCCAGCCGGCAAGGGAAGGCATTGCCACTCTTGGTAACAACTATTCCATAGCAAATGATGGAAATGAGGGCAGGAAGAAAATCAGGATCAGTCCGACGGCGGCGGATACGCTGTATGCACTGCTTAATGGTGATGGAAATGCCGTTTCACAGGAAGGATCAGCAGACGGATGGTTAGAAGCCGCAGGTAATCCGGCTTTTGCAGAATTCCCAGGTCTGGAATCCGGCCGGGAATATACGGTAGTTGCAAAGCATTTGGGAGAAACAGAGTCTCCGTCTGAAAAGATATTGCTGGGGAATCCCATTTTCCTGGAAGAATCCTCTCAGGTGCAAAATCAGACCTATACTCTGTATATCACAAACGGAGGCTATGTAGCGGAGGTTACCAGAAATAACGTACCCTTGGAAATTGAAGAAGGAGCAACCCAGATTAATGTCCGGGAAGGGGATAAGATAAGGATTAAAGCCCCTGATATAGCCGGGTACAGTTTTAAGCGGTGGGATAGCCTGATTGGGTCTATGTCTCTTACTGCATCTCAGGCTGAGCAGCAGAATCCATGGGTCATCATGCCGGCCGGCAACGTAGTTCTTCAGGCACGGTATGAGTCCGTACCAGCCACGGCGACCTCATCCAATGCAACGGTAGATTATTCCCCTAAAAATGGAACGTTTGCTCTCAATATGCAAACGGATCTGTTGGAAGCATTAAAGCTCGACCTGATTGACAATTCTTCCGATCCGGCTTTGCTGACATCAACACCAGCGCATAAAGTGGAATATACGGTTAAATTTGACCGGAGAAGTGTGCCGACTGCTACGGAGTCCAATGCAGTAAGAGATGCTGCTGCAGTGGATAGTGAAGCATTAAAGATCCCCTGGGTTTTAGGCATATCATTGTCAAGAAAGGTGGATGGCATTAATAAAGCCCTGCCATCCGATGGGAATCACACACCTGATATTCAGGTTTATGGTACCCTGGATACCAGCCTTCTGGGGAATATGGACTACCAGTTGTGGAAGGTTGAAAATGCGGATAGCGATCCGGTTTGTACGGAGATTATACCTGTGGAACCTGATCTGAATGATCCGGGTGCCGGTTTTACCGGTACGTTCCTATTTGACGCAAATGTAGGAGACACGTTTATCTTAACTTATTCCAAATCATATAAGGTTACCGTTACCGATACGATAAGAGGTTCGGTGGCAAGTCTTAAAGCAAGAGCCGGAAGTATGTTAGAAGATGCAGACGGATATATGGATCTTGAATGCTTGGAAGATTACACGGATCCGGTTACCGGTATCGTATATGAATTTGCAGGATTTAAAAAACAGCCGTTGGACACCGCAGGTTTTTATGATATAACGACTCCGGTTAACAAAGATCTCCAACTGTACGCAGTGTATGAACAGGAGGATGATTCCTTGTGGCAGGAGGCAAAGAACCGGCTGGAGGATGAAATTAATACGGCGAATGCTTTGAAAAACAATGGTTCGGTAAGTGAAGAAGACAGAAATATATTGACCGATGCGATCCATGATGCGATTGTAGTGCGTGATACTCTGCCCCGTCCCACGATTGAGGAGCTGGATCAGGCTTATCAGACATTAAAAGATATTGTTGATGGAATTACAAATGGCAATGGCTCTGGAGGAGACAATGGTTCCGGAGGAGACAATGGTTCTGGAGGAGATAATGGTTCCGGAGGCGGAAGTGGTTCCGGAGGTGGAAGCGGATCTGGAGGCGGAAGTGGCTCCGGAGGTGGAAGCGGATCCGGAGGCGGAAGCAGTTCCGGAATGAGCAGTTCCAGCAGCAGCGTGGGACCGGGTGCTTACCGTTTTGGAAGTTATAAGACTTATACAAATGATGTTGACGGTCACTGGGAGAATTTTAATCCGGCAGCCAATGGCTGGTCCTTCATTTTAAGCAGCGGAACAAAATTAAATGACCAGTGGGCAAATATCAGATATTCCTATAATGGTACAACTCTGATCTATACATACCACTTTGACCAGGAAGGGGTAATGGACAGCGGATGGTTTTTAGATGAAGAAGGGAAATGGTATTTCTTATCCACTGTTCACGATGGTTGGTTCGGACGCCTTAAGACAGGCTGGCATCTTGATGATAAGGATGGAAGATGGTACTACTTAAATCTGTTTAACGGCGCGATGCTCACCGGCTGGCAGAAAATAGACGGCGTATGGTATTACCTGACACCGGAAAACAGCCAGCAGACATGGTATCTGGATAAAACAACCGGAAAATGGGCGTACGCTGGTCAGTCAGGACGTCCGCTTGGTTCCCTATACCGGGATGAAGTAACCCCGGATGGATATTATGTAGATGACAGCGGGAAATGGACACCTGAAACCCCATAG
- a CDS encoding cell surface protein, which translates to MKKRLCVLMIFALSVGFLTSSFHEDVYAAEGWKIENGEWSYLGSDDQPMTNVWKKSKDSWYYLSSEGTILKNCMFHLGNTGYFVDEDGKMVQNTWIWIDESKDPEGNFEEGWYYFGTDGKAYQRKGNSFKKKINGNTYLFNEDGLMLTGWFDDNGNSINDSDDPFVEGVYYSGEDGVLFTEKWLDYGEIGYGTGGSELLSNMTDRYYSDYEKMWIYFDESSKKVSSKGENLKQKNIDGNAYGFDENGIMNPWWGKVATISNADKSNPTSSTSARFYSAYDGGKLLKNMWFWMYPSENLDETDYFDQECSWWHTDEKGEVYRNRIRNISGKNYAFDGIGRMKTGFVLFDGKSEFVAQYDVDDWSSEDFIDGSLYGIEKSDLYLFAPDELNDGSMQIGKEIKVELEDGVFTFGFSGNGKAYGNRNQLQKKDSKYYINGLRLEADEEYGYGVVEVRKNDETYYQVVDINGKIIKGDKKAVKDKEGGYLLIINDRFAAWVGDDEKPRWRSAADGIGFYHYDKDNKENPYEGGLIAGYDTEPSTDELPPEERLNF; encoded by the coding sequence ATGAAAAAGAGATTATGTGTGCTAATGATCTTTGCACTTTCGGTGGGCTTTTTAACGTCATCTTTTCATGAAGATGTCTATGCTGCCGAAGGCTGGAAGATTGAGAATGGCGAATGGTCATACCTTGGCTCGGATGATCAGCCGATGACAAATGTTTGGAAAAAATCTAAGGACAGTTGGTATTACTTATCATCGGAAGGAACGATTCTTAAGAATTGTATGTTCCATCTGGGAAACACCGGTTATTTCGTGGATGAAGATGGAAAGATGGTTCAAAACACCTGGATCTGGATTGATGAATCCAAAGACCCGGAAGGCAATTTTGAAGAAGGCTGGTACTATTTCGGAACTGATGGCAAGGCGTATCAAAGAAAGGGCAACAGTTTCAAAAAGAAGATTAATGGAAATACCTATCTGTTTAATGAAGATGGACTTATGTTAACCGGTTGGTTTGATGATAATGGAAATTCCATCAATGATTCGGATGATCCGTTTGTAGAAGGGGTCTACTATTCCGGAGAAGATGGGGTTCTGTTTACAGAAAAATGGCTGGATTATGGTGAAATCGGATATGGGACCGGTGGTTCTGAACTGCTTAGCAACATGACCGACCGCTATTATTCGGATTATGAAAAAATGTGGATCTACTTTGATGAAAGCTCCAAAAAGGTTAGCAGCAAAGGAGAGAATTTAAAGCAGAAGAATATCGACGGGAATGCCTATGGATTTGATGAAAATGGAATTATGAATCCATGGTGGGGTAAAGTGGCAACCATCAGCAATGCGGATAAAAGTAATCCTACCAGCTCCACATCTGCGAGATTTTATTCCGCATATGATGGAGGCAAGCTTCTGAAAAACATGTGGTTCTGGATGTACCCGTCAGAAAATCTGGATGAAACGGATTATTTTGATCAGGAATGCAGCTGGTGGCACACGGATGAAAAAGGAGAAGTCTACCGGAACCGGATCCGTAACATCAGCGGAAAAAATTATGCCTTTGACGGTATCGGAAGGATGAAGACGGGCTTTGTATTGTTTGACGGAAAATCGGAGTTTGTGGCCCAGTACGATGTGGACGACTGGAGTTCAGAGGATTTTATAGATGGCTCATTGTATGGAATTGAAAAATCCGATCTGTATCTGTTTGCGCCGGACGAATTAAATGACGGCTCCATGCAGATTGGAAAGGAGATCAAGGTAGAGCTGGAGGATGGGGTCTTTACATTTGGATTTTCCGGAAACGGAAAGGCATATGGGAACCGGAACCAGCTTCAGAAAAAAGACAGCAAATACTACATCAACGGTCTTAGGCTGGAGGCAGATGAAGAATATGGCTATGGTGTGGTAGAGGTTCGGAAGAACGATGAGACGTATTACCAGGTGGTAGATATTAACGGAAAGATTATAAAAGGTGATAAAAAGGCAGTAAAGGATAAAGAGGGAGGATATCTCCTTATTATAAACGACAGATTTGCAGCTTGGGTGGGAGATGATGAAAAGCCCAGATGGAGATCCGCAGCTGATGGAATCGGTTTCTATCATTATGATAAAGACAACAAAGAGAATCCATATGAAGGAGGTCTGATTGCAGGTTATGATACAGAGCCTTCCACAGATGAACTGCCTCCGGAGGAAAGGCTTAATTTCTAA
- a CDS encoding tyrosine-type recombinase/integrase, producing the protein MNKACKCKARIVTDTLIDEYCAWLHGCEKSKETIRSYRYNLSLFMRYLDGRSANKEIVIMWKGVMREKMAPVTVNGALAALNGFFNYCNWEDCKVKFLKISRNTFCSENKELSKDEYRRLVKTALEKGKLRLALLLQTICSTGIRVSELPYITVEAAVKGRAEVDCKGKVRTVFLTRQLSQMLILYAQKRHIESGMIFITRNGAALDRSNIWREMKALGVEAGVVQEKIYPHNLRHLFARSYYDSEKDLSRLADILGHSSVNTTRIYTIESGYNHIRQLESLKLLVEIDDRIPLLL; encoded by the coding sequence ATGAATAAAGCCTGTAAGTGTAAAGCGAGAATCGTTACAGATACGCTGATCGATGAATATTGTGCGTGGTTGCACGGTTGTGAAAAAAGCAAAGAAACAATTCGGAGTTACCGATATAATCTAAGCTTATTCATGCGCTATCTCGATGGAAGATCTGCTAATAAAGAAATTGTGATTATGTGGAAGGGTGTTATGCGCGAAAAAATGGCTCCTGTGACAGTTAATGGGGCTCTTGCTGCGCTTAATGGTTTTTTTAATTATTGCAATTGGGAGGATTGTAAAGTGAAATTTCTTAAAATCAGCCGCAATACTTTTTGTTCAGAAAACAAGGAGCTGTCAAAGGATGAGTATAGGAGATTGGTAAAAACTGCTTTGGAAAAAGGTAAATTAAGATTGGCTTTATTGCTGCAGACGATCTGTTCAACCGGAATCAGGGTATCGGAGTTACCTTATATTACGGTAGAAGCCGCAGTCAAAGGACGGGCGGAAGTGGATTGTAAGGGGAAAGTGAGAACTGTGTTCCTTACAAGACAGTTATCTCAGATGTTAATATTGTATGCACAAAAAAGGCATATAGAAAGCGGTATGATTTTTATAACAAGGAATGGAGCTGCATTGGACAGAAGTAATATCTGGAGAGAAATGAAAGCATTGGGCGTAGAAGCGGGCGTTGTACAGGAAAAAATTTATCCCCATAATTTACGACATTTATTTGCCAGATCTTACTATGATTCAGAGAAGGATTTGTCCAGACTTGCTGATATATTGGGACATAGCAGCGTAAATACGACACGTATTTATACGATAGAAAGTGGCTATAACCATATAAGGCAGCTGGAAAGTCTGAAATTGCTGGTTGAAATTGACGACAGAATTCCTCTTTTGTTGTAA
- the hemW gene encoding radical SAM family heme chaperone HemW, giving the protein MMNKKNLEIYVHIPFCARKCAYCDFLSFPGNQQTQREYTEKLIEEIKCQSAKVKEYQVISVFIGGGTPSILSIGDMAAVLHALREAFEILPGTEITMEVNPGTVTAEALSCYREAGVNRISMGLQSADDKELRYLGRIHTYDEFLKSYQRVRMAGFDNVNVDLISAIPGQTLESWKNTLKKVTMLKPEHISAYSLIVEKGTPYFERYGEHGNMEKCHSLMSLPDLPDEDTEREMYYLTQEFLNEQGYERYEISNYTKNGYECRHNIGYWTGVEYLGLGLGAASYLNGCRFHNTPALDEYCSARLDQDEAFQRVLRQEFEQLTIEEKMEEYMFLGLRLMKGVSAHGFVSNFGHNIRSVYGMVLDAMEEEGLMEYKDGYYRLTSRGIDISNYVMSRFLK; this is encoded by the coding sequence ATGATGAATAAAAAGAATCTTGAGATTTATGTGCATATCCCGTTCTGCGCGCGTAAATGCGCTTACTGCGATTTCCTTTCTTTTCCCGGTAACCAGCAGACGCAGCGGGAATATACAGAAAAGTTAATAGAAGAGATCAAATGCCAGAGTGCCAAAGTCAAAGAATACCAGGTGATCAGTGTATTCATAGGGGGAGGCACTCCTTCTATATTAAGTATAGGAGACATGGCTGCAGTACTTCATGCTCTCAGAGAAGCGTTTGAGATTCTTCCTGGTACAGAGATCACGATGGAGGTAAACCCTGGTACGGTAACGGCCGAGGCCCTTTCCTGTTACAGAGAAGCAGGGGTAAACCGGATCAGTATGGGGCTTCAGTCTGCAGACGACAAAGAGCTGCGCTATTTAGGTAGAATTCATACTTACGATGAATTCCTGAAAAGCTATCAAAGAGTCCGTATGGCCGGATTTGACAACGTAAATGTGGATTTGATTTCAGCAATTCCAGGGCAGACATTGGAATCGTGGAAGAATACCTTAAAAAAGGTGACAATGCTGAAGCCGGAGCATATATCTGCATATAGTCTGATCGTGGAAAAGGGGACACCTTATTTTGAGCGGTATGGAGAGCACGGAAACATGGAAAAATGCCATAGTCTTATGTCCCTGCCGGATTTGCCGGATGAGGATACAGAGCGCGAAATGTATTACCTGACCCAGGAATTTCTAAACGAACAAGGATATGAAAGGTATGAAATATCCAATTATACCAAAAACGGATACGAATGCAGGCATAACATCGGTTATTGGACAGGAGTTGAGTATCTGGGCTTAGGTCTGGGGGCCGCCTCTTATTTGAATGGATGCCGTTTTCACAATACTCCTGCACTCGATGAGTATTGCAGCGCCCGTCTGGACCAGGATGAAGCATTTCAGAGAGTATTGAGGCAGGAGTTTGAGCAGCTGACCATAGAGGAAAAGATGGAAGAATACATGTTTCTGGGGCTGCGTCTCATGAAAGGTGTCTCGGCCCACGGGTTTGTCAGCAACTTTGGCCACAACATCCGGAGCGTTTACGGTATGGTGCTGGATGCAATGGAAGAGGAAGGGCTTATGGAGTATAAAGATGGCTATTATCGTCTGACTTCCAGAGGGATCGACATCAGTAATTATGTTATGAGCCGGTTTTTAAAATAA
- the lepA gene encoding translation elongation factor 4 — protein sequence MAAAQQNKIRNFCIIAHIDHGKSTLADRIIEKTGLLTSREMQSQVLDNMDLERERGITIKAQAVRTVYKAGNGEEYIFNMIDTPGHVDFNYEVSRSLAACDGAILVVDASQGIEAQTLANVYMALDHNLDVFPVLNKIDLPSAEPERVMMEIEDVIGIEAHDAPRISAKTGQNVEAVLDAIVEKIPAPKGDPEAPLQALIFDSLYDSYKGVIVFFRIKEGTVKKGDRVRMMATGAIEEVVEVGYFGAGQFLPCESLSAGMVGYLTASIKNVKETAVGDTITNADRPCKEPLSGYKKVTSMVYCGLYPADGARYNDLRDALEKLQLNDASLFFEPETSLALGFGFRCGFLGLLHLEVIQERLEREYNLDLVTTAPGVVYHVYKKNGEKLELTNPSNLPDPTEIEYMEEPIVSAEIMVTTEFVGAIMTLCQERRGVYLGMEYMEATRALLRYELPLNEIIYDFFDALKSRSKGYASFDYELKGYQRSELVKLDILVNKEEVDALSFIVHALSAYDRGRRMCEKLKDEIPRQLFEIPIQAAIGGKIIARETVKAMRKDVLAKCYGGDISRKKKLLEKQKEGKKRMRQVGNVEIPQKAFMSVLKLDDE from the coding sequence ATGGCAGCTGCCCAGCAGAATAAGATACGCAACTTTTGTATTATCGCTCATATTGATCATGGAAAGTCAACCCTTGCAGACAGGATCATAGAGAAGACAGGTTTGCTCACCAGCAGGGAAATGCAATCCCAGGTGCTTGATAATATGGATTTGGAACGGGAGCGGGGAATTACCATTAAAGCCCAGGCAGTCCGGACCGTTTACAAGGCCGGGAATGGCGAAGAATACATTTTTAACATGATTGACACTCCAGGTCACGTGGACTTTAACTATGAGGTTTCCCGAAGCCTTGCAGCCTGTGACGGAGCCATCCTGGTTGTGGATGCTTCCCAGGGAATCGAGGCGCAGACACTGGCGAATGTCTATATGGCACTGGATCACAATCTTGACGTATTTCCGGTATTAAATAAAATCGATCTTCCAAGCGCGGAACCGGAGCGTGTGATGATGGAGATCGAAGATGTCATCGGGATTGAAGCCCATGATGCTCCCAGAATTTCTGCAAAAACAGGGCAAAATGTAGAAGCAGTCCTGGATGCAATTGTTGAAAAGATCCCGGCTCCAAAGGGAGACCCTGAAGCTCCCCTCCAGGCCCTGATTTTCGACTCTCTTTATGATTCCTATAAAGGCGTCATCGTTTTCTTCCGTATTAAGGAGGGAACGGTAAAAAAAGGCGACAGGGTGCGCATGATGGCTACCGGAGCAATAGAAGAGGTGGTGGAGGTCGGCTATTTCGGCGCAGGCCAGTTCCTTCCGTGCGAGTCGCTAAGCGCCGGTATGGTAGGGTATCTGACAGCCAGCATAAAGAATGTAAAAGAAACCGCTGTGGGTGATACCATTACCAATGCGGACCGGCCTTGTAAGGAACCTCTTTCAGGCTATAAGAAAGTAACTTCCATGGTTTACTGCGGCCTGTATCCTGCGGATGGAGCCCGTTATAATGATCTGCGGGACGCTTTGGAAAAGCTTCAGCTTAATGATGCTTCCCTGTTCTTTGAGCCGGAGACTTCTCTTGCCCTTGGCTTTGGTTTCCGATGCGGATTTTTAGGTCTCCTTCATCTTGAGGTCATTCAAGAGCGCCTGGAACGGGAATATAATCTGGATCTGGTAACAACGGCACCCGGCGTTGTTTATCATGTTTATAAAAAGAACGGTGAGAAGTTGGAGCTGACTAACCCTTCCAACCTGCCTGATCCAACGGAAATTGAATATATGGAAGAACCAATTGTCAGCGCTGAGATCATGGTGACCACGGAATTTGTAGGCGCCATCATGACCCTGTGCCAGGAAAGGCGGGGCGTGTATCTGGGCATGGAATACATGGAAGCTACCAGGGCACTTTTAAGATATGAGCTTCCTTTAAACGAGATCATTTACGATTTCTTTGATGCCTTAAAATCCCGCTCCAAGGGTTATGCGTCTTTTGATTATGAATTAAAGGGCTACCAGAGGTCAGAACTTGTGAAGCTGGACATTCTGGTAAACAAGGAAGAAGTGGATGCCCTTTCCTTTATCGTCCATGCGTTATCTGCCTATGACAGGGGACGGAGAATGTGCGAGAAGCTTAAGGATGAGATCCCCAGACAGCTTTTTGAGATCCCCATCCAGGCGGCTATCGGCGGCAAGATCATTGCCCGCGAGACAGTAAAAGCCATGAGAAAGGACGTTTTGGCCAAATGTTATGGCGGCGATATTTCCCGTAAGAAGAAACTTCTTGAAAAGCAGAAGGAAGGTAAAAAACGTATGCGCCAGGTCGGTAATGTAGAGATACCGCAAAAGGCATTTATGAGCGTACTGAAATTAGATGATGAATAA